A window of the Paenibacillus woosongensis genome harbors these coding sequences:
- a CDS encoding DUF485 domain-containing protein — protein MVSKPLTADRKRQKLTPAQYSSIAKSDQFRKLIRIKKTFIIPFTIFFLCFYFALPILTSYTNILNHSFYGSITWAWVFAFLQFIMTWALCMIYYKKAAKFDEISHQIIAEKER, from the coding sequence ATGGTAAGTAAACCGTTAACCGCTGACCGGAAAAGGCAGAAGCTAACTCCCGCACAATACTCATCCATCGCGAAATCGGATCAATTCAGAAAGCTGATTCGAATCAAGAAAACATTCATTATTCCTTTCACGATCTTCTTCCTCTGCTTCTATTTCGCTCTGCCGATTCTGACTTCCTACACAAACATCCTGAACCACTCCTTTTACGGCAGTATCACATGGGCCTGGGTCTTTGCTTTTCTGCAATTTATTATGACCTGGGCGTTATGTATGATCTACTACAAAAAAGCGGCCAAGTTCGATGAAATCTCCCATCAAATTATAGCTGAGAAGGAGAGGTAG
- a CDS encoding cobalamin-independent methionine synthase II family protein — MSSKFQTVGSLLRPSELLKYKTQIEHRDDISYPFYQDFEGYEQCETEAIKAVVEKQIEHDLSIITDGEYSKSMWHLDFVWGFQGVDRYIADHGYFFRDIDGSSKYETRKDIGLRITGELSGKNHHFIGIFKQLQALAGDRETKLCVPSPSHIFGELSWSDNIGGKDAVYKDRHELKNGLVQAYKEFVEEFAAAGGKILQFDDCLWELFADDNPNSPYTGEHINQEEVQALAAEFIDINNTLIDFGHRLGLKMWTHNCRGNYDSRNMGGGSYVKIANLFLKQLKYDRFFLEWDDERAGSLEALAVFKDKPETEIVLGLLSSKTNTLDDEERVFRMLDEASRIIDKDRLLLSHQCGFASCDGGNELTEAEQWAKIKQGQRIAQQYWNK, encoded by the coding sequence ATGAGCAGTAAATTCCAAACAGTAGGCAGCTTGTTGCGGCCGTCTGAACTATTGAAATATAAAACACAAATAGAACACCGTGATGACATCAGCTATCCGTTTTATCAAGATTTTGAGGGCTATGAGCAGTGTGAAACAGAGGCAATTAAGGCTGTAGTTGAAAAACAAATTGAGCATGATTTGTCCATTATTACGGATGGTGAATATTCCAAATCCATGTGGCATCTAGATTTTGTGTGGGGATTTCAAGGAGTTGATCGCTATATTGCGGATCATGGATATTTTTTCCGCGATATTGATGGAAGCTCGAAATATGAGACACGAAAAGATATTGGTTTGCGCATTACAGGTGAATTGAGCGGAAAGAATCATCATTTCATTGGCATATTCAAACAACTCCAAGCTCTTGCTGGCGACCGTGAAACGAAGCTATGCGTACCTTCGCCATCCCATATTTTTGGTGAGTTGTCATGGTCGGATAACATTGGCGGCAAAGATGCGGTTTATAAAGATAGACATGAGCTTAAAAATGGCCTCGTCCAGGCATATAAAGAATTTGTTGAGGAATTTGCCGCGGCTGGCGGGAAAATCCTGCAATTTGACGATTGCTTATGGGAACTGTTTGCGGATGACAACCCGAATTCTCCATATACCGGTGAACATATCAATCAAGAGGAAGTACAAGCTCTTGCTGCTGAATTTATTGACATTAACAATACATTGATTGATTTTGGTCATCGCTTAGGTTTGAAAATGTGGACGCATAACTGCCGCGGCAACTATGATTCCCGGAATATGGGTGGCGGCTCCTATGTGAAAATTGCTAATCTGTTCTTGAAGCAGCTTAAATATGACCGTTTCTTCCTGGAATGGGATGATGAACGTGCAGGTTCGCTTGAGGCGCTTGCCGTCTTCAAGGATAAGCCGGAAACAGAAATTGTACTTGGCTTGTTGTCATCCAAAACGAATACGCTGGATGATGAAGAGCGTGTCTTCAGAATGCTTGATGAAGCATCGCGTATTATTGACAAGGATCGATTGCTGCTGTCCCATCAATGCGGATTTGCTTCTTGTGATGGGGGTAATGAATTAACTGAGGCTGAGCAGTGGGCAAAAATTAAACAAGGACAAAGAATTGCCCAGCAATATTGGAACAAATAG
- a CDS encoding HNH endonuclease, with product MISVLNIDGQELTPCLPHRAWREVERSRAVWIDEETIQLLYNPFLFRDYRKVALKRDHHTCLWCGRPATTVDHIIPSSKGGSDLPHNLLASCSDCNTKRGNRTAFSYLAEKAYSVPNLIKLCWRIFRAKYRHR from the coding sequence ATGATATCGGTACTCAATATAGATGGTCAAGAACTAACACCATGTTTGCCTCATCGAGCTTGGCGGGAAGTCGAGCGTTCGCGTGCCGTCTGGATTGATGAGGAGACGATCCAATTACTTTATAACCCGTTCTTATTTCGTGACTATCGAAAAGTTGCGCTAAAACGGGATCATCACACTTGTTTGTGGTGCGGACGTCCCGCCACGACAGTGGACCATATTATCCCCTCAAGCAAAGGCGGCTCGGATCTTCCACACAATCTGCTTGCTTCATGTAGCGATTGTAATACGAAGCGAGGAAACCGTACTGCGTTCTCCTATCTTGCCGAAAAAGCATATTCGGTTCCTAATCTTATCAAGCTTTGTTGGCGCATTTTTAGAGCTAAATACAGACATCGTTAA